The following proteins are encoded in a genomic region of Galbibacter sp. BG1:
- a CDS encoding HTH domain-containing protein, whose protein sequence is MKTIKNLERLQRLHNLIEQECTGSPKELADKLHMSERMAYNLIEQLKSLEATILYSRSRKTYYYDKDFKLEVNISVVVMSNSEVTQIFAGSYFSKKNTILQGLCSEQIYIYDIKTKMCA, encoded by the coding sequence ATGAAGACGATTAAAAATTTAGAACGCCTACAACGATTACACAATTTGATTGAACAGGAATGTACCGGTTCTCCAAAAGAACTGGCAGATAAATTGCATATGAGCGAACGTATGGCTTATAATTTAATAGAGCAGTTAAAAAGCTTGGAAGCCACTATTTTATATAGCCGCAGCCGCAAAACATATTATTATGATAAAGACTTTAAATTGGAAGTCAATATTTCTGTTGTTGTAATGAGCAATAGTGAAGTAACCCAAATTTTCGCAGGTAGTTATTTTTCGAAAAAAAATACTATACTGCAAGGTTTATGCAGTGAACAGATATATATTTACGATATCAAAACAAAGATGTGCGCATAA
- a CDS encoding HlyD family secretion protein: MQIFPKEILDNTTEVFRFKHSTSSKIIYSILLLGIIIIISLLPIINVDVYTSARGILKPNKNRVPINVINTGQVTLYNIENNKAVNKGDTLLIINDAILDQKLELSKYQINQLKEFEEDLNLLVTGNGISLNNIKSAKYQKEFIEFQQKQLELKTRLSIKQKDYNRNKILVEKGVIAQSEFDNIEFEYELAKNNIYQYKKQQQNTWQANLTEAENQLESLLSDKNQIIQNKSQYIVTAPLSGTLLNTTQLEVGSYISIGAKIAEISPATEMIAECFISPADIGFINDKDKVSFQVDAFNYNQWGLVEGKIKEIGNDIEVINDNPVFKIVCEVDQDYLELKNGFQGKLKKGMTLNAQFLLTKRTLFDLLYDKVDDWLNPSQVKIY; encoded by the coding sequence ATGCAGATTTTTCCTAAAGAAATACTTGACAATACAACGGAGGTTTTTAGGTTTAAACATAGTACCAGCAGTAAAATAATATATTCTATTTTACTGCTTGGTATTATAATAATCATTTCGTTATTGCCGATTATAAATGTAGATGTATATACTTCTGCAAGGGGTATACTAAAGCCAAACAAAAATAGGGTGCCTATAAATGTAATAAACACCGGTCAGGTCACTTTATATAATATTGAAAATAATAAAGCGGTAAACAAAGGAGACACTTTGCTTATAATCAATGATGCCATTCTAGATCAAAAGCTTGAGTTATCAAAATATCAAATAAATCAGCTGAAAGAATTCGAAGAAGATTTGAACTTATTAGTTACGGGAAATGGGATCAGTCTAAATAATATTAAATCAGCAAAATATCAAAAGGAGTTCATAGAATTTCAACAAAAACAATTGGAACTCAAAACACGACTGTCTATTAAACAGAAAGATTATAATAGGAATAAAATACTAGTTGAAAAGGGGGTAATTGCCCAATCTGAATTCGACAATATTGAGTTTGAGTATGAATTGGCTAAGAATAACATCTATCAGTATAAAAAGCAACAACAAAACACATGGCAAGCCAATTTAACAGAAGCTGAAAATCAATTAGAAAGCCTATTAAGTGATAAAAATCAGATTATTCAAAACAAATCTCAATATATAGTCACCGCTCCTCTTTCCGGTACTTTATTAAATACAACTCAATTGGAGGTGGGAAGCTATATCAGTATAGGGGCTAAGATTGCGGAAATATCTCCAGCAACAGAAATGATTGCCGAATGCTTTATCTCTCCTGCGGATATTGGTTTCATAAATGATAAAGATAAAGTTTCATTTCAAGTAGATGCCTTTAATTACAACCAATGGGGTTTAGTTGAAGGAAAAATTAAAGAAATAGGCAATGATATTGAAGTAATTAATGACAACCCTGTTTTTAAAATAGTATGTGAAGTAGATCAGGATTATTTGGAATTGAAAAATGGCTTTCAGGGAAAACTAAAAAAAGGAATGACATTGAACGCTCAATTTTTACTGACAAAAAGGACATTATTTGATCTATTATATGATAAAGTAGATGATTGGTTAAATCCATCACAAGTAAAAATATATTAA
- a CDS encoding lantibiotic dehydratase family protein translates to MPALPLNFILNLFSTQKISDSVLLNAIDNKEIKDALFLASPSFFQEIEVCIKNGGFQKKRKVKTSLIRYLSRMCLRSTPFGLFAGCTIGEFDTSTSLLYTKENYRKTKLDSLLIFKLTQNLLKDSELNDNIMWFPNSSMYSVGDQLRYIQYGYSNGKRFYGIEAIKKNPYLKQILKKSAQGIKLNDFVNFLVNKGFCQIESKEFFDKLISNQILVSEYEPALIGESLEEKLFEITKGQNLNSGFKEIAKINKILLHLNETSSNYIDSHEIINKSLKKLGLKTQKNLFQVDLFMNIPNATINQKWKSKFKKLIPFLSKISKTKSSVQLKVFKEAFLKRYNSQEVPLAEVLDVEIGIGYPIQEINKEEAYIMDNLSICSQFKKTEQTLLWNEVTQILNSKLQDHNGFILELKDEDFTTIYSHNYNLPKTMYALTELLNISNEEKLFVGAIGGSSAANLISRFHHGDDRIKDHILKITDTEATLNSNKIIAEITHLPEERTGNILHRPKKIRAYEFPYLAHSNLEKDFQIPLNDLMISIKNNTILLRSKRIGKEVIPMLTTAHNFKTSTLPIYKFLCELNLQDTSNNISFEWGCLKRIYRFLPRVIYKDFILSKARWIFDSKGFTDYYSTLNEDKLLEALEIWRLKYKIPKWIQLVEGDNILVLNLTNVDCVHTLLEMVRGKGDFVIEESLIKHHKIIKNRQDENYTNQMIFSFYKSQK, encoded by the coding sequence ATGCCCGCTTTACCATTGAACTTCATTTTGAATCTTTTTTCGACTCAAAAAATATCTGATTCCGTATTATTAAACGCTATTGACAATAAAGAAATTAAAGATGCTCTTTTTTTAGCTTCTCCAAGTTTTTTCCAAGAAATTGAAGTATGTATAAAAAATGGTGGGTTTCAAAAAAAAAGAAAAGTAAAAACTTCATTAATTAGATATTTATCACGTATGTGTTTGCGCAGTACTCCCTTCGGACTATTTGCGGGATGTACAATCGGAGAATTTGACACATCAACTTCACTTTTATATACTAAAGAAAATTATAGAAAAACTAAGCTTGATTCATTACTAATCTTTAAATTAACCCAAAACCTATTAAAAGATTCCGAACTGAATGATAATATTATGTGGTTTCCTAATAGCTCAATGTATTCTGTTGGTGACCAATTACGCTATATACAATATGGATATTCCAATGGTAAAAGATTCTACGGAATAGAAGCCATTAAGAAAAACCCATACCTTAAACAAATATTAAAAAAATCTGCTCAAGGCATAAAATTGAATGATTTTGTCAACTTCTTAGTTAATAAAGGATTCTGTCAAATTGAATCCAAAGAGTTTTTTGATAAATTGATTTCTAATCAAATATTAGTTTCCGAGTATGAACCTGCCTTAATAGGTGAATCCTTAGAGGAAAAGCTATTTGAGATTACTAAGGGTCAAAATTTAAATTCAGGATTCAAAGAAATAGCCAAAATAAACAAAATACTTCTTCATCTTAATGAAACAAGTTCGAACTATATTGATAGCCATGAAATAATAAATAAAAGCTTAAAAAAATTAGGTCTTAAGACCCAAAAAAATTTATTCCAAGTAGATTTATTTATGAATATCCCTAATGCTACAATTAATCAAAAATGGAAATCCAAGTTCAAAAAATTAATCCCTTTCTTAAGTAAAATCTCAAAAACAAAATCGAGTGTACAATTAAAAGTATTTAAGGAAGCTTTTCTAAAAAGATATAATTCTCAAGAGGTTCCATTAGCTGAAGTTTTAGATGTAGAAATTGGGATCGGCTATCCTATTCAAGAAATCAATAAGGAAGAAGCTTATATAATGGATAATCTTAGTATATGCTCACAATTCAAAAAAACAGAACAAACGCTTTTATGGAACGAAGTAACTCAAATTCTAAACAGTAAACTTCAGGATCATAATGGCTTTATATTAGAATTAAAAGATGAAGATTTTACCACTATATACAGTCACAATTATAATCTTCCAAAGACTATGTATGCCCTTACTGAATTATTGAACATCAGTAATGAAGAAAAATTATTTGTTGGCGCCATTGGCGGCAGTAGTGCAGCCAATCTAATTTCCAGATTTCACCATGGAGATGATAGAATTAAAGATCATATCTTGAAAATTACCGATACTGAAGCTACCCTCAATTCTAACAAAATAATTGCAGAAATTACTCATCTCCCAGAGGAGAGAACTGGAAATATTTTACATAGGCCTAAAAAGATTAGAGCTTATGAATTTCCTTATTTAGCGCATTCTAACTTAGAGAAAGACTTTCAAATCCCTTTAAATGATTTAATGATTTCCATAAAAAATAATACCATATTACTTCGTTCTAAAAGGATCGGAAAAGAGGTAATTCCTATGCTAACAACCGCTCACAATTTTAAAACTAGTACACTTCCTATTTACAAGTTCTTATGCGAATTAAATCTTCAGGATACATCTAATAATATCTCCTTCGAATGGGGCTGTTTGAAGAGAATATACCGATTCTTGCCTAGAGTTATTTATAAAGATTTTATACTTTCAAAAGCGAGGTGGATTTTTGATTCTAAGGGTTTTACAGATTATTATTCGACTTTAAACGAAGATAAACTGCTTGAAGCTCTAGAGATATGGCGATTGAAATATAAAATTCCTAAATGGATTCAATTAGTTGAAGGAGACAATATTCTAGTTTTAAATTTAACCAATGTAGATTGCGTCCACACGTTATTAGAAATGGTTAGAGGAAAAGGAGATTTTGTTATAGAAGAGTCTTTAATAAAACATCATAAAATAATTAAAAATAGACAAGACGAAAATTATACAAATCAAATGATTTTCTCTTTTTATAAATCTCAAAAATGA
- a CDS encoding thiopeptide-type bacteriocin biosynthesis protein, with protein sequence MMTLVKRKFIPGEEWIYYKVYLGTLTSDIVLTDLFPIIDQLIKKKIILKWFYLRYHDPIGHHLRIRFKLISIESFPSVLSKVNTILIPLIRERFVHNISLGTYNREIERYGQYAIDDTETIFFYDSQMILKAIGEIKDKTMFTLFIVKSLNAILDTFRLNIDSKISLIQESYYAFREEFKADKYTIKQFSKKYQELSDFRKSIEVYNENLILERQDGISPYINSLIFSIEKSSVDLNSYIQSILHMSINRAFNKNQRINEFICYYFLYQYLKELKFRQL encoded by the coding sequence ATGATGACATTGGTGAAAAGAAAATTTATTCCGGGAGAGGAATGGATCTACTATAAAGTATATCTTGGCACACTGACTTCAGACATAGTCTTAACTGATTTATTCCCAATTATAGACCAATTAATAAAAAAGAAAATTATCTTGAAATGGTTTTATTTAAGATATCACGATCCAATTGGTCACCATTTAAGGATTAGATTTAAATTGATAAGTATTGAATCATTTCCAAGTGTTCTCTCTAAAGTAAATACAATTTTAATTCCATTAATTAGAGAACGGTTTGTTCACAATATTTCTTTAGGAACATATAATCGTGAAATAGAAAGGTATGGTCAATACGCCATTGATGATACCGAAACTATTTTTTTTTACGACAGCCAAATGATTCTAAAAGCAATTGGGGAGATAAAAGATAAAACAATGTTTACTTTATTTATTGTAAAAAGTTTAAATGCTATTTTAGACACTTTTAGATTGAATATAGACTCCAAAATATCTCTTATCCAGGAAAGTTATTATGCCTTTAGAGAAGAATTTAAAGCTGACAAGTATACTATTAAACAATTTAGTAAGAAGTATCAAGAACTATCAGATTTCAGAAAATCAATCGAGGTTTATAACGAAAATTTGATTCTAGAGCGCCAGGACGGTATTTCTCCATATATCAATTCCCTTATTTTCTCAATCGAAAAAAGTTCAGTAGACCTAAATTCCTATATACAAAGTATTCTTCATATGAGTATTAATAGAGCCTTCAATAAAAATCAAAGGATAAATGAATTTATTTGTTACTATTTTCTTTACCAATATTTAAAAGAATTAAAATTTAGACAGTTATGA
- a CDS encoding helix-turn-helix domain-containing protein has translation MIKYLKLFFTIQLLLSTSNAISQKEDSLELLNEKTLTNSFYANEKNPEIAFKYASAYLRKAKKQNDPIKILNGFYFLAEISNSKNKIKYGDSIILYSQKKDIHNTFYPFFGYLLKADEYFEQRNFKKSINNYLYAKKNIYGKEKEVSLNYRIGLLKSRLGHYDEALSIFKDVNEFYSNQNSNSKNSEPHLMGLFALSDGYLRAGKVDSSSIINVKGFNISKKVINNSFYKTYFIFNQGLVAYKLEEYNASIDSLNKTIDFLKNQNDYPNLSEAYFYLAKSNLKLGNNDEGLKYLIKIDSIFMDLNDLHPDLRETYEILIKHYSNEKDNVYQLKYLNRLLSVDSIISNNYKYLSTKIYKEYDVPRILKEKNDLILNLKTSGNYSNLIISILIVIVIIFIVYLKKNHRYKKNYKLLSEKSNIKTKIIEEGNNSKDINIPESVIESIENGLQLFEENNQFLDSEITLNRLSKQINSNSSYVSKVINHSKGQNFSNYVNSLRINYSIQKLKENSKFRRYKIRVIAEECGFKSAETYSKKFYGLYGIYPSYFIKKLKEEKQKQS, from the coding sequence ATGATTAAGTATCTAAAATTATTTTTTACCATACAATTATTACTCTCTACCTCAAATGCCATTAGTCAAAAAGAAGATTCCCTAGAACTGTTAAATGAAAAAACTTTAACAAATTCCTTTTATGCGAATGAGAAAAATCCAGAAATCGCTTTTAAATATGCTTCAGCCTATTTGAGGAAAGCCAAAAAACAAAATGATCCGATAAAAATCCTTAATGGTTTTTATTTTCTAGCCGAAATTAGCAACTCAAAAAATAAAATAAAATATGGTGACAGTATAATTTTATATTCCCAAAAGAAAGATATTCACAATACATTTTATCCTTTTTTTGGCTATTTACTTAAGGCAGATGAATATTTCGAACAAAGAAATTTTAAAAAATCAATAAACAACTATTTATATGCTAAGAAGAATATTTATGGTAAGGAAAAGGAAGTTTCTTTGAATTACAGAATTGGGCTTCTTAAAAGTAGATTAGGACATTACGATGAAGCCTTATCGATATTTAAAGACGTGAATGAATTCTATTCAAATCAAAACTCTAACTCTAAAAATTCGGAACCTCATTTAATGGGTTTATTTGCCCTTTCAGACGGCTATTTAAGAGCTGGAAAGGTAGACTCCTCAAGCATTATTAATGTAAAAGGCTTTAATATATCTAAAAAAGTAATTAATAATAGTTTTTATAAGACGTACTTTATTTTTAATCAAGGTTTAGTTGCTTATAAACTAGAAGAATATAATGCTTCAATTGATAGTCTAAATAAAACTATCGATTTTTTAAAGAATCAAAATGATTACCCAAATCTTTCTGAAGCATATTTCTATCTAGCAAAGTCTAATTTGAAATTAGGAAACAATGATGAAGGTTTAAAATATCTAATAAAAATTGATTCAATTTTTATGGACTTGAATGACCTTCATCCTGACTTGAGAGAAACTTATGAAATATTAATAAAACATTATTCTAATGAGAAAGATAATGTATACCAATTAAAATATCTTAATCGTTTGTTGTCTGTTGATAGCATTATTTCAAATAATTACAAATACTTAAGTACTAAAATTTATAAGGAATATGACGTACCAAGAATTTTAAAAGAAAAAAATGATCTTATATTAAATTTAAAGACTTCGGGAAATTACTCGAACCTTATCATTTCGATATTGATAGTTATAGTCATAATTTTCATTGTTTACTTAAAGAAAAACCACCGCTATAAAAAAAACTATAAGTTACTATCAGAAAAAAGTAATATAAAAACCAAAATTATTGAAGAAGGTAATAATAGCAAAGACATTAATATTCCTGAGTCAGTTATTGAATCAATAGAAAATGGGCTTCAGCTATTTGAAGAAAATAATCAATTTCTTGATTCTGAAATAACCTTAAATAGGTTATCCAAACAAATCAATTCAAATTCTAGTTATGTTTCTAAAGTAATAAATCATTCTAAAGGTCAAAATTTCTCCAATTATGTGAACTCTTTAAGAATCAATTATTCAATTCAAAAATTAAAAGAAAATTCTAAATTCAGAAGGTACAAAATCAGGGTGATTGCTGAGGAGTGCGGTTTTAAAAGTGCAGAAACCTATTCCAAAAAGTTTTACGGTCTATATGGTATTTACCCATCATATTTTATAAAAAAACTTAAAGAAGAAAAACAGAAACAGTCGTAA
- a CDS encoding S8 family serine peptidase, with protein sequence MIKTLLPLLVIIALSSCKNQIKLDSIGIQNATIKKNQHPLKGWLIADIETDTIPGISLNRAIENKLLKSKNEDSIIVAVIDTEVDINHEILRKNIWTNKKEIPENGKDDDFNGYVDDLHGWNFIGNKSGENIIYANNESLRIIRTYENDSNSFVNKKLYEKALVIYNESRKAAISDMKYVTFLTDTYPKSKKALLKFFPEEDYTTEQLDSLYKIYDKKDKELAKLIYYMSDYIKYDLSKKWIDDLKRSVQGDLNNSLNPKYNDRDILGDDPHDLNDINYGNPTVNGNLNKLYHGTEVAALIAGHGNDKMISVCESCLIMPICISSNGNENDKDIALGIKYAVDNGAKVINMSFGKELSLHNEWVLDAIKYAGDHNVLIVSSAGNGSLNLDNVKDYYPNDYSYTKKSEVSNNFILVGASTSNLNKNLVASFSNYGKCNVDIFAPGAKIESALPYNKYKKDSGTSLSSAIVSGVAALILSKHPHLAPSQIKKIILNSGVNYSIDVIIPGKSDDSIVPFNNLSKSGKIVNVYNALILADKLK encoded by the coding sequence ATGATAAAAACTCTTCTACCTTTATTAGTGATCATTGCCTTATCCTCATGTAAAAATCAAATTAAATTAGATTCAATAGGCATACAGAATGCTACTATAAAAAAAAATCAACATCCATTAAAAGGTTGGTTAATTGCAGATATTGAAACGGATACTATTCCTGGAATTAGCTTAAATAGAGCAATTGAAAATAAATTATTAAAATCTAAGAATGAAGATTCCATCATTGTAGCAGTTATCGACACAGAAGTTGATATTAATCACGAAATCTTACGAAAAAATATTTGGACTAACAAAAAGGAAATCCCGGAGAATGGAAAAGATGATGATTTCAATGGTTATGTAGACGACCTTCATGGATGGAACTTTATAGGAAATAAATCAGGAGAAAATATAATTTATGCTAATAATGAATCTCTTCGGATCATTAGGACTTATGAAAATGATTCAAATTCTTTCGTGAATAAAAAACTTTATGAAAAAGCACTGGTAATTTATAATGAGTCAAGAAAAGCTGCTATTTCTGATATGAAATATGTTACGTTTTTAACTGACACTTATCCTAAATCAAAAAAAGCTCTGCTCAAATTCTTCCCGGAAGAAGATTATACAACCGAACAACTCGATAGCTTGTACAAAATATATGACAAGAAAGATAAAGAGTTAGCTAAATTAATTTACTACATGAGTGATTACATAAAATATGATCTCTCTAAAAAGTGGATTGATGACCTAAAGAGAAGTGTACAAGGAGACTTGAACAATTCCTTGAATCCAAAGTATAATGATCGAGATATTTTAGGGGATGATCCCCATGATCTCAATGATATCAATTATGGTAACCCCACAGTTAATGGCAATTTAAATAAACTTTATCACGGAACTGAAGTGGCAGCTTTAATTGCGGGTCATGGGAATGATAAAATGATAAGCGTTTGTGAATCATGCCTTATCATGCCTATTTGCATTTCATCTAATGGTAACGAAAATGATAAAGATATTGCCCTAGGAATAAAGTATGCTGTCGACAATGGCGCAAAAGTTATAAATATGAGTTTTGGCAAAGAGTTATCTTTACATAATGAGTGGGTACTTGACGCTATTAAATATGCTGGAGATCATAATGTATTAATTGTGTCATCCGCTGGGAATGGTTCTCTTAACTTAGATAATGTAAAAGATTATTATCCTAATGATTATTCGTATACAAAAAAGAGTGAGGTTTCAAATAATTTTATTTTAGTAGGTGCCTCTACCTCTAACTTGAATAAGAACTTAGTAGCAAGTTTTTCTAATTATGGAAAATGCAATGTGGATATTTTTGCTCCCGGAGCTAAAATAGAATCAGCTTTACCGTATAATAAATACAAAAAAGACAGTGGTACGTCTTTATCTTCCGCAATTGTTTCTGGTGTAGCTGCTTTGATATTATCAAAGCATCCTCATTTAGCTCCCTCTCAAATTAAAAAAATTATACTGAATTCTGGCGTGAATTACTCTATCGATGTGATAATTCCAGGAAAATCTGACGATAGTATAGTGCCTTTTAATAATCTTTCTAAATCTGGTAAAATAGTAAATGTATACAATGCTTTAATTTTAGCTGATAAATTGAAATAA
- a CDS encoding site-specific integrase, translated as MASIKVILRKKQLSDGTYPVCLRVTKYRKSKYFKTIYNTLPKHWDESVGIFNKSYPNYIQSNRLLLKFKARALKVYSELEIEKDNFSLEDFESRFRIETNPVLQNVYNFWDEIINEMIHAGRTGNARANRDSYNSIKKFHPSKSLNFKDITPTFLNKYEVFLRSRGGTDGGIGVRMRAIRALYNFAIKRNIIKKEFYPFDSYKVSKLKGKGIKKALDINEVQRIINLDVSKYPHLTDSKNYFVFSFYTRGMNFADMLKLKWEDISVDRIFYTRAKTKGNFIIKILPPVKTILNYYSKVSTTKYVFPILLRDKMSPSQIENRKSKTLKKYNKDLKEIAKICKIDKSLSSYVARHSFANCLKQKGIATDIISESMGHQNASITQAYLKELDSSVLDEACELLL; from the coding sequence ATGGCAAGTATTAAGGTAATATTACGGAAAAAACAACTCTCAGATGGAACATATCCAGTTTGCTTACGAGTAACAAAATATAGAAAATCGAAATATTTTAAAACCATTTATAATACTCTTCCCAAGCACTGGGACGAATCGGTAGGTATATTTAATAAAAGCTATCCCAATTATATCCAAAGTAATCGTCTTTTACTCAAATTTAAGGCTAGAGCCTTAAAAGTATATTCTGAGCTTGAAATTGAAAAGGACAATTTTTCTTTAGAAGATTTTGAAAGTCGCTTTAGGATAGAGACAAACCCTGTATTACAGAATGTGTATAATTTTTGGGATGAAATTATTAATGAAATGATCCATGCCGGACGTACCGGAAATGCTAGGGCTAATAGGGACTCCTATAATTCGATTAAAAAATTCCACCCCTCCAAATCTCTAAATTTTAAAGATATAACCCCTACATTCTTAAACAAGTATGAAGTGTTTTTAAGATCAAGGGGCGGAACAGATGGTGGAATAGGTGTTCGTATGCGTGCTATAAGAGCTTTATATAACTTTGCCATTAAAAGGAACATCATTAAAAAAGAATTTTATCCTTTTGATTCTTATAAAGTCTCTAAATTGAAGGGGAAAGGGATAAAAAAAGCATTAGATATTAACGAGGTACAAAGAATAATTAATCTGGATGTCTCCAAGTATCCGCATTTAACTGATAGTAAAAACTACTTTGTTTTTAGTTTTTATACAAGGGGAATGAATTTTGCAGATATGTTAAAGCTAAAATGGGAGGATATTTCGGTGGATAGAATATTTTATACCAGAGCTAAGACAAAGGGAAATTTTATTATAAAAATATTGCCGCCAGTAAAAACTATATTGAATTATTACAGTAAAGTAAGTACAACTAAATATGTTTTCCCTATTCTTTTAAGGGATAAAATGTCTCCAAGCCAGATAGAAAACCGAAAATCCAAAACCCTAAAAAAATACAACAAAGACCTGAAAGAAATCGCAAAGATTTGTAAGATAGACAAGTCTTTAAGCAGTTATGTTGCCAGGCACAGTTTTGCTAATTGTTTAAAACAAAAGGGTATTGCTACCGATATTATAAGTGAGTCCATGGGACATCAAAATGCGTCTATTACCCAAGCCTATCTTAAAGAGCTTGATAGTTCGGTTCTTGATGAAGCATGTGAGTTGTTATTGTAA